The sequence gTTCTGATATTGCTTTTGCATATTTGTTCAATTTTATAATAGGTAGTTACTGTTTGTTTTCGTTTTAAATATGTTGTCCTTTcagtttataaattttattggaATTGGACTCTACTTTGATAATCTTTGGGTGATGAGAACTATTAAAGGGAAAAaaattttatccattaattttttaaaatttggtttTAGTGTACTAACTTTTTATTTTCGACTATTTTGATCTAATTGCTAACGTGACAACTTGACAAGTTAGCATTTTAATTTCCAAATTAACGTAAGATATCATTTTTCGATGCCGtgtatttgtatatatatatatatatatatatatatatataatgtcattattattattattatgagatTAGATCCTTGTTTCACATATGATAACTTGATAAATAATGTAGAGAAAgatgaaaacataaaaatatataatttctttaaaaacaatgttatatgtacatatatatatgcacgGTGACAAACATGATTATcgatttgaaaatataaaattatctcaataaagaaaTCTTTCAAAATAGTGTATTCGGGGTAATTTTATAATAAGGTAATGtataataatgtatatatacACGTATGAAATAACTCATTTTTCAATTAATCTCTTACTTGGGGGTTTGGAATGAAAGAAGAGCAAAGTATTGGGTCTGAACTCTGAATAGACAGAAtgggccaaaaaaaaaaaacatagtgATGTCGGCCCTTGAGcccaatataaaaatattttttttcgaaaGATTATAAAAGCTTTTTTGAGAAAAGTTTGTCTTAGTAGGATAATAATGGttttgaatccgatattttattttaaactaGCGTATTGCACATCCATGTTGTGTTTGacgaaaaaatttgtttttatttttagtaaaattaatttcgaaaaaaaatcaaataaatttatgATAACAAAAAAGGAATGTTTTTTAGGTTAAAATATTAACCATAAGAGTAGTTAAAAGATAATAgattatattagttatttttcactctttttttcaaataatttaaattttcaaaattaaggtGTCATACCAAGAGACTATGTTAGTTTCTCTAAGGCTTTCTTACTTAATAAATAGGTATAAATACGAGACTTTGTGGCCAAATGAACCTTAAGCCATCTGCAGCCGAATACAAAAGTTTTGAAATTGCTTGGTAGCCGAATCAAGATGTGAAGTATAAAATAAATTGACTAATTAAGAAATTTATGGAATCGGATCGAGATATATACAAAACTCAAATAACTTGAATCAGTTTTTTTACCCGAACCTGATCTATCTGGCCAAAGTTACACATAATTCAATTAGTACGTAGGTTTGCTCTGAAAGAGTCTCACATATCAATATTCATGATACGGTTTGATCCGGTCTATATTCGGAGTaagaagtaatacttttgatacAAGAAGTATAGTAGATTTCTCGTGAGACAGTTTCACGGATCTTTAGTTGTGAGAACGGTAAACTCAGCTcatattttcaataaaaaaagtaataatttttgcataaaaaataatatttttttcatgaatGACCCAAATAAAATATCTGTCTCATGAAATTAACCCGTGAGAGTCTCATAAAAGTTTTTCAACGAATGCGtacaatttaaaattatatatttgttattgatatattttgaaaacttttgatttttttcaaacACAAACCGAAGTATCTCGATATATAGATGAGTCGAGCTCGAAATTGAAATGGATTGATCCATAGAGTTGCTATGAGAaaacagtatttaaatcattatCCTTGTTCTCACATTTTTCTTCggattttaaattatatattttactatCTTTAAACTTAATGTTTGATTTGAgatgataaaaatatatataaataatgcatcttagtatatatacatagaattaaaataataatttataaatccAATTTATAGTATATGCACACCAAAAACTAAGCttctaattaatatatatgcatcaaagaataaattaagtaaaaaataataaaaaatttaattttccatCATCATCACAAATCTCAGAGAAAAATGTTCTTCCACTATCGTCTCCAGCATCGGCTTCTTCGACCTACACATTGACATTCTATGCCTGAACTCCGGCATGGCGAACTCTTCTATGTCGTCTAATTTCAGTTTCGACCCCGAACGATCCTCATGATGATCATTCTCCGCCACCCGGTCGCACTCCGGCGACACCTTCACGCTTCCAAAAGGGACCCTTTTGTTCTCTTTGCTCGCCGTCAAGAGAAGCGCCCCCATGTCCGCCGTCTTGACGACGGAGTTGAGCCGCTTCATGGGGAAGAAAACGAACACATTTCTCATCTCCAGGTCTTCATCGGCGTTCACCGCCGTCAATCTCTCCCCGATCTGCAGAGATTTCGCGTTGACGAGGAAATATCCGGGCATGTCGAACATGAGCTCCGCCGCTTTCGTCGGCTCGTGGAAACGCCGGATTTCGCAGCCGGGGAAGATCACTGTTATGGAATCCTTGCCGGGAGTCTTCCCCGGCCCGGGGCCGGCTAGTGTGCAAGATATGTAATTCCCCATAGCTAGCGATCAAAGTTAGATATGCAAGTGACCAGATTCAGAGCAAACTAGCTAATTAATGTTTGGCTTTTGATTTTGGTTGAGAGTTGAAGTTTGtgggattatatatatatatatatatatatttgagaatttttatgtaatagtgaaaaaaaaatagaaaattgaGTGGAAAAGCATGGGGGAGCCAGTTGTATGAAAGGATCAAATATATGAGAAAATGGAACGTGTTGAAACCAGTTGTGTTTCGTCCGCGTCCCAGGTAAAGGGGTGGCCCTACCAAACCTCCCTTTGATTTTCGGTTTGTTCTCGCCCGCAAATTTTGCGAAATCCCGCGTGTTTGATTCGTGAAATaagatgataaaaatttttgtcTCAGACTCGTAAAATAAGATGATAAGAATATATAGTGTGAGACAGATAAATAGATATTGATAAGACGACGAATAGTATATCTCTCTCACCAAATGGTTACAAGAAAAAGATATATGGATATTTCATGTTCTCAAATAAAGATCTTCCCATTAATTCAGTTGAGATAATCTTATGATTTAAGAAAACTTGTGTAATCGTGTGTGTAATGTATGTGTACATGGGATGTGTCGATGTTATCTTCAGGGTAGCACCCCCAAGCTGATCTGAACGGCTTAGATAAGATCATTTGATCTGCAAACTAATCTGGTCCGTCCAGATCAGTTTTTGGTTGCTAC comes from Henckelia pumila isolate YLH828 chromosome 4, ASM3356847v2, whole genome shotgun sequence and encodes:
- the LOC140860791 gene encoding uncharacterized protein codes for the protein MGNYISCTLAGPGPGKTPGKDSITVIFPGCEIRRFHEPTKAAELMFDMPGYFLVNAKSLQIGERLTAVNADEDLEMRNVFVFFPMKRLNSVVKTADMGALLLTASKENKRVPFGSVKVSPECDRVAENDHHEDRSGSKLKLDDIEEFAMPEFRHRMSMCRSKKPMLETIVEEHFSLRFVMMMEN